One window of the Bifidobacteriaceae bacterium genome contains the following:
- a CDS encoding alpha-glucosidase, whose amino-acid sequence MTEPVAGAAPEWWRQATVYQIWPRSFADGDGDGVGDLAGVIGHLGYLAELGVDALWLSPFYPSPGADMGYDISDYQDVDPLFGDLATFDALVAGAHRRRLRVIVDIVANHTSDEHPWFLESRSSRAAAKRDWYWWRPPRPGFQGGEPGAEPNNWQSFFGGPTWTYDGASGEYYLHLFDRKQPDLNWENPAVREALFGMMRWWRDRGVDGLRLDVVNLISKDPALPDGEGGDGFPFYANGPRIHEFLRELRAAVAPAGNPGGFALIGEMPGISAEQAVAYTDPERRELDMVFPFDHMDLDHGAGKFDVLELAPGALADRLADWQERLGRTGWVGLYLSNHDQPRPASRFGDGSPAAAKALGLAMHLQRGTAFCYQGEEIGMVNPGFTDVGELRDVESLRHLEAGGSLAGVAAMGRDNARLPMQPKSRRC is encoded by the coding sequence ATGACTGAGCCAGTTGCCGGGGCCGCCCCGGAGTGGTGGCGGCAGGCGACCGTTTACCAGATCTGGCCGCGCTCGTTCGCGGACGGCGATGGCGACGGGGTCGGGGACTTGGCGGGCGTCATCGGGCACCTTGGCTATCTGGCCGAACTCGGCGTGGACGCCTTGTGGCTGTCGCCGTTCTACCCCTCGCCGGGCGCGGACATGGGCTACGACATCAGCGACTACCAGGACGTCGACCCGCTGTTCGGCGACCTGGCGACCTTCGACGCGCTGGTGGCCGGGGCGCACCGGCGGCGTCTGCGGGTGATCGTGGACATTGTGGCCAACCACACCTCGGACGAGCACCCCTGGTTTTTGGAGTCGCGGTCCTCGCGCGCGGCGGCGAAACGCGACTGGTATTGGTGGCGGCCGCCCCGGCCGGGTTTCCAAGGGGGCGAGCCGGGGGCCGAGCCCAACAACTGGCAGTCCTTCTTCGGCGGCCCGACGTGGACCTACGACGGGGCCAGCGGCGAGTACTACCTGCATCTGTTCGACCGAAAGCAGCCGGATCTGAACTGGGAGAACCCGGCGGTGCGGGAGGCCCTTTTCGGGATGATGCGCTGGTGGCGGGACCGCGGCGTGGACGGGCTGAGGCTGGACGTGGTCAACCTGATCTCGAAAGACCCGGCCCTGCCGGACGGGGAAGGCGGTGACGGGTTCCCGTTCTACGCCAACGGACCCAGGATCCACGAGTTCCTGCGCGAGCTGCGCGCGGCGGTGGCGCCCGCCGGGAACCCCGGGGGCTTCGCGCTGATCGGCGAGATGCCCGGAATCAGCGCCGAGCAAGCCGTCGCCTACACCGACCCGGAGCGGCGCGAGCTGGACATGGTCTTCCCGTTCGACCACATGGACTTGGACCACGGCGCCGGCAAGTTCGACGTGCTGGAATTGGCGCCCGGCGCGCTGGCGGACCGCCTGGCCGATTGGCAAGAGCGGCTGGGGCGGACCGGCTGGGTGGGGCTGTACCTGTCCAACCACGACCAGCCGCGCCCGGCCTCGCGGTTCGGCGACGGCTCGCCGGCCGCGGCGAAGGCCCTGGGGCTCGCCATGCACCTCCAGCGCGGCACCGCGTTCTGCTACCAGGGCGAGGAGATCGGGATGGTCAACCCGGGTTTCACGGACGTGGGGGAGTTGCGGGACGTCGAGTCGCTGCGCCACCTGGAGGCCGGGGGGTCCCTGGCGGGCGTGGCGGCCATGGGCAGGGACAACGCCCGCCTGCCCATGCAGCCTAAATCCCGCAGGTGTTGA
- a CDS encoding transposase yields MYKVLKTYRNAKGQPTNDRRSIGRLDEASGLLIPNDYYWEAYPDRAVETLPNPDAVRSVGASFLVAKTLEGLGVAGMLEAALGAARARGALTVACYMARRGNVVDGISDWQETSTPSGEVRLDPRSVSRLFASISHADKMAFFRAWATRRDGPQYLAYDVTSFSTYARGVGDAEWGHNRDGERLPQINLGCYLDQATGLPVFYTTYPGSIIGKSHLSSMMAYNKDLGVNRVTFVMDRGFASTANIGYMRRHKLSYVLGVEARYKAARQAVEEVRAGVFEMPNRLGSGVYAKAVKGVFWGQEATLHVFYDPVLCEQRRNELTREVDAEAEALAQLDQLTKRQAKHHSRRLRIDLADDGTFAFERDWDKIAAAGRDAGFFCVLTSTALTPKDVLAVYRRKDAIEKAFDDLKNHTDMKRLRTHSDETTSGKLFCAFIALIACSEIQAKVGPALKASKQSASKKDVLAEMDKIKIVDAASGRRLINPATKLQRGILEALGLTEERLKSYAAG; encoded by the coding sequence GTGTACAAGGTCCTGAAGACATACAGGAACGCCAAGGGCCAGCCCACGAACGACCGCCGCTCGATCGGTCGGCTCGACGAGGCGTCCGGCCTGCTGATCCCGAACGACTACTACTGGGAGGCCTACCCGGACCGGGCGGTGGAGACCCTTCCCAACCCGGACGCGGTCCGCTCGGTCGGGGCGTCCTTCCTGGTCGCCAAGACCCTGGAGGGGCTCGGCGTGGCGGGGATGCTGGAGGCGGCGCTCGGGGCGGCCAGGGCGCGGGGCGCGCTGACCGTGGCCTGCTACATGGCAAGGCGCGGCAACGTCGTCGACGGGATCTCCGACTGGCAGGAGACGTCGACCCCGTCCGGGGAGGTGAGATTGGACCCCAGGTCCGTGTCCCGCCTGTTCGCGTCGATCAGCCACGCCGACAAGATGGCGTTCTTCCGCGCCTGGGCGACCCGCCGGGACGGCCCCCAATACCTCGCCTACGACGTGACCTCGTTCTCCACCTACGCGCGGGGAGTCGGCGACGCCGAGTGGGGCCACAACCGGGACGGAGAGAGGCTGCCGCAGATCAACCTCGGCTGCTATCTTGACCAGGCGACCGGGCTGCCGGTCTTCTACACCACCTACCCCGGATCGATCATCGGCAAGTCCCATCTGTCCTCGATGATGGCCTACAACAAGGACCTCGGAGTCAACCGGGTCACCTTCGTGATGGACCGCGGGTTCGCGTCCACCGCGAACATCGGCTACATGCGCCGCCACAAGCTGTCATACGTCCTCGGCGTGGAGGCGCGCTACAAGGCCGCCCGCCAAGCGGTCGAGGAAGTCCGGGCAGGTGTCTTCGAGATGCCGAACCGGCTCGGCTCCGGTGTATACGCGAAAGCCGTCAAAGGCGTCTTCTGGGGGCAGGAGGCGACCCTGCACGTCTTCTACGACCCGGTGCTCTGCGAGCAGCGGCGGAACGAGCTCACGCGCGAGGTCGACGCCGAGGCCGAGGCCCTCGCCCAGTTGGACCAGCTCACCAAGAGGCAAGCCAAACACCACAGCCGCCGGCTCAGGATCGACCTCGCCGACGACGGGACGTTCGCCTTCGAGCGGGACTGGGACAAGATCGCGGCCGCCGGCCGGGACGCCGGCTTCTTCTGCGTGCTGACCAGCACCGCCCTCACCCCCAAAGACGTCCTCGCCGTCTACCGCCGCAAAGACGCCATCGAGAAAGCGTTCGACGACCTGAAGAACCACACCGACATGAAACGGCTGCGCACCCACAGCGACGAGACCACCAGCGGGAAACTGTTCTGCGCGTTCATCGCGCTGATCGCCTGCTCCGAGATCCAAGCCAAAGTCGGGCCCGCGCTCAAAGCCTCCAAACAGTCGGCGTCCAAGAAGGACGTCCTCGCCGAGATGGACAAGATCAAGATCGTCGACGCCGCGTCCGGCAGGCGGCTCATCAACCCCGCCACCAAACTCCAACGCGGCATCCTCGAAGCCCTCGGCCTCACCGAAGAACGCCTAAAGTCCTACGCGGCGGGATAA
- a CDS encoding DUF3459 domain-containing protein, which translates to MQWTADGGFSAGRPWIGPPRCGAEVNAASQLGDPDSVLSLYRALIALRREHPAFRGAFRRLEAGHPAVYAYERGEPGPAAETLVVAANLSGAPARTSLAAPGEGQVVLATGPVAPDTPLTLPPWTGVVFRPGFRVPRRAARASGG; encoded by the coding sequence ATGCAGTGGACGGCGGACGGGGGCTTCAGCGCGGGCCGCCCCTGGATCGGCCCGCCGCGCTGCGGCGCCGAGGTCAACGCGGCCTCGCAGTTGGGCGACCCGGACTCGGTGCTGTCCCTCTACCGGGCGCTGATCGCGCTGCGGCGGGAGCACCCCGCCTTCCGGGGCGCGTTTCGCCGCCTCGAGGCGGGCCACCCGGCGGTTTACGCCTATGAGCGGGGTGAGCCCGGCCCCGCGGCCGAGACGCTGGTGGTGGCGGCGAACCTGTCCGGCGCCCCCGCCCGAACCTCCCTGGCCGCGCCGGGCGAGGGCCAGGTGGTCCTGGCCACCGGGCCCGTCGCCCCAGACACCCCTTTGACGCTGCCGCCTTGGACCGGCGTGGTCTTCCGGCCCGGTTTTCGGGTTCCCCGCAGGGCGGCGCGAGCGTCGGGAGGCTGA
- a CDS encoding acetyltransferase yields MGYFAAPSADVDERAWIGDGSKIWHLAQVREDAELGENCIIGRGAYIGTGVRLGENCKVQNYALVYEPANLADGVFIGPAAVLTNDTYPRAINPDGTLKSGEDWELVGVTIGRGAAIGARAVCVAPLTIGAWATVAAGAVVVKDVPAHALVVGVPARQVGWVGRSGQPLKREGDIWVCPATGQRYEANGDTIREMEQP; encoded by the coding sequence GTGGGATATTTCGCCGCGCCCAGCGCGGATGTCGACGAGCGCGCGTGGATTGGCGACGGATCGAAGATCTGGCACCTGGCGCAGGTGCGCGAGGACGCCGAGTTGGGCGAGAACTGCATCATTGGGCGGGGCGCCTACATAGGCACCGGGGTTCGCCTGGGCGAGAACTGCAAAGTGCAGAACTACGCCTTGGTCTACGAGCCCGCGAACCTGGCGGACGGCGTGTTCATAGGCCCGGCCGCGGTGTTGACGAATGACACCTACCCGCGCGCGATCAACCCGGACGGGACGTTGAAGAGCGGCGAGGACTGGGAGTTGGTCGGCGTGACGATCGGGCGGGGCGCCGCGATCGGCGCAAGGGCCGTGTGCGTGGCCCCATTGACCATTGGGGCCTGGGCCACGGTGGCGGCCGGGGCGGTGGTGGTCAAGGACGTGCCCGCCCACGCCCTGGTGGTGGGCGTGCCCGCCCGCCAGGTCGGCTGGGTCGGCCGGTCCGGCCAGCCGCTCAAACGCGAGGGCGACATCTGGGTCTGCCCCGCCACCGGCCAGCGCTACGAAGCAAACGGAGACACGATTCGAGAAATGGAGCAGCCATGA
- a CDS encoding DegT/DnrJ/EryC1/StrS family aminotransferase, which translates to MSAKFIPPAKPIIGDEERAAVDRVLRSGMIAQGPEVAAFEQEFAAQLVRGRQCVAVSSGTAGLHLGLLAAGIGPGDEVIVPSFTFAATANSVALTGAAPVFADIDPDYFCLDPAAVEAAITPRTKAIMPVHLYGQPADMTGLAAIAERHGLALFEDAAQAHGAELDGRPVGTFGVFAMFSLYPTKNMTSGEGGMVSCATEAQARGVRLLRNQGMEKQYANEVVGLNERMTDIHAAIGREQLKKLAAWTAQRQANAAYLNANLEGVTVPPTRPGATHVYHQYTIRVGEDRDGMVRALREEHQVGSGVYYPIPNHQLASLAKYAPGLELPETAKAAAQVISLPVHPSLSQEDLDRIVGAVNAVAKAGA; encoded by the coding sequence ATGAGCGCGAAGTTCATTCCCCCGGCCAAGCCGATCATCGGCGACGAGGAGCGGGCCGCGGTGGACCGCGTACTGCGCAGCGGGATGATCGCCCAAGGCCCCGAGGTGGCGGCCTTCGAGCAGGAATTCGCCGCGCAGCTGGTCCGAGGGCGCCAATGCGTGGCGGTGTCCTCCGGCACCGCCGGGCTCCACCTGGGGCTGCTGGCGGCCGGGATCGGACCCGGCGACGAGGTCATTGTGCCCTCCTTCACCTTCGCGGCCACCGCCAACTCGGTCGCGCTGACCGGCGCCGCGCCGGTCTTTGCGGACATCGACCCGGACTACTTCTGCCTTGACCCGGCGGCGGTCGAGGCGGCCATCACGCCCCGCACCAAGGCGATCATGCCCGTCCACCTTTACGGCCAGCCGGCCGACATGACGGGGTTGGCGGCGATCGCCGAGCGGCACGGGCTGGCCCTGTTCGAGGACGCCGCCCAGGCCCACGGGGCCGAACTGGACGGCCGGCCGGTCGGCACGTTCGGCGTGTTCGCCATGTTCTCGCTCTACCCGACCAAGAACATGACCTCCGGCGAGGGCGGCATGGTCAGCTGCGCCACCGAGGCCCAGGCGCGCGGCGTCCGCCTGCTGCGCAACCAAGGCATGGAGAAGCAGTACGCCAACGAGGTTGTGGGCCTGAACGAGCGCATGACCGACATCCACGCCGCCATTGGGCGCGAGCAACTGAAGAAGCTGGCGGCCTGGACCGCCCAGCGCCAAGCCAACGCGGCGTACCTCAACGCCAACTTGGAGGGCGTCACCGTCCCGCCCACCCGGCCCGGCGCGACGCACGTCTACCACCAGTACACCATCCGGGTGGGGGAGGACCGCGACGGCATGGTGCGCGCCTTGCGCGAAGAGCACCAGGTCGGCTCCGGCGTCTACTACCCCATCCCGAACCACCAACTGGCCTCGTTGGCGAAGTACGCGCCCGGCCTGGAACTGCCGGAGACGGCCAAAGCCGCCGCCCAAGTCATCTCGCTGCCGGTGCATCCCTCCTTAAGCCAAGAGGACCTCGACCGGATTGTGGGGGCCGTGAACGCCGTCGCCAAGGCGGGAGCCTGA
- a CDS encoding Gfo/Idh/MocA family oxidoreductase: MANLRAGVIGIGSMGRHHARIMREIDGVDLVAVADPVGDRFGVARDLEVGRSVEDLIAAGLDLAVVAVPTTYHEEVGLALAEAKVPTMFEKPVAASAAAASRLAEAFGAAGVTACVGHVERFNPAISEMRSRIGQGELGDVYQVATRRQGPFPSRIADVGVVTDLATHDINSTQWLAGSDYAAISAQVTHRALREHEDMVLITGRMENGVLVNHIVNWLSPMKERVTIVTGERGALVADTAAVTLTFWANGSVPTEWEQLRQFRGVSEGDTIRYAIQTREPLKAEDEAFRDAVLGVRHDVVSLAEGCKTLLAAEAALKSAATGQTVRP; encoded by the coding sequence ATGGCGAACCTGCGGGCGGGCGTGATCGGGATCGGCTCGATGGGCCGCCACCACGCCCGCATCATGCGCGAGATTGACGGGGTGGACCTGGTGGCCGTCGCGGACCCCGTGGGCGACCGGTTCGGCGTGGCCCGAGACCTGGAAGTCGGCCGGTCGGTCGAAGACCTGATCGCGGCGGGTTTGGACCTGGCGGTGGTGGCCGTGCCGACCACGTACCACGAGGAAGTCGGCTTGGCCCTGGCCGAGGCGAAGGTGCCGACAATGTTCGAAAAGCCGGTGGCGGCATCGGCGGCCGCAGCCTCACGCCTGGCGGAGGCCTTTGGCGCGGCGGGCGTGACCGCCTGCGTGGGACACGTCGAGCGTTTCAACCCGGCGATCTCAGAGATGCGCAGCCGGATTGGCCAAGGCGAACTGGGCGACGTTTACCAGGTGGCGACCCGTCGGCAGGGGCCTTTCCCGTCCCGGATAGCGGACGTCGGCGTGGTCACCGACCTGGCCACACACGACATCAACTCCACCCAATGGCTGGCGGGCTCCGACTACGCCGCGATCAGCGCCCAGGTCACCCACCGGGCGTTGCGGGAACACGAGGACATGGTTCTGATCACGGGCCGAATGGAGAACGGCGTCCTGGTCAACCACATTGTCAACTGGCTGTCCCCCATGAAGGAGCGGGTCACCATTGTGACCGGCGAACGCGGCGCGCTGGTGGCGGACACCGCCGCCGTCACCCTGACCTTCTGGGCGAACGGCTCCGTGCCCACTGAATGGGAGCAGTTGCGCCAGTTCCGGGGCGTGTCAGAGGGCGACACGATCCGCTACGCCATCCAGACGCGCGAGCCGCTGAAAGCCGAGGACGAGGCGTTCCGGGACGCGGTCCTCGGGGTGCGCCATGACGTGGTCTCGCTCGCGGAAGGCTGCAAGACCCTGCTTGCGGCCGAGGCGGCGCTGAAGTCTGCTGCGACGGGTCAGACCGTGCGGCCGTGA
- a CDS encoding polyprenol monophosphomannose synthase yields the protein MPSETPTSPATPAPLVIIPTFNERESLPGVVERLRRAVPAAHVLVADDASPDGTGEWADAAAAADSHVHVLHRSAKEGLGKAYLAGFAWGLERGFDPLVEMDADGSHRPEQLPDLLAALDRGADLAIGSRWVKGGEVLNWPRRRKLLSRGGNAYVSIMMGLRIKDSTAGFRAYRASLLRSIDLSTVEAHGYGFQVNMSMAVRDAGARIVEVPISFPEREAGVSKMSGSIVREAMWLVTKWGLARRWASLFRRAPQRRR from the coding sequence GTGCCCTCGGAGACGCCGACCAGCCCGGCCACACCGGCGCCGCTGGTCATCATCCCGACTTTCAACGAACGCGAATCGCTCCCCGGCGTGGTCGAACGCCTGCGCCGGGCCGTCCCAGCCGCCCACGTCTTGGTCGCCGACGACGCGAGCCCGGACGGCACCGGCGAGTGGGCCGATGCCGCCGCGGCCGCCGACAGCCACGTCCACGTCTTGCACCGGTCGGCCAAGGAAGGCTTGGGCAAGGCGTATCTGGCGGGCTTCGCCTGGGGCCTGGAGCGGGGTTTCGACCCCCTGGTGGAGATGGACGCGGACGGGTCGCACCGCCCCGAGCAACTCCCCGACTTGCTGGCCGCCTTGGACCGCGGCGCGGACCTGGCGATCGGGTCCCGTTGGGTCAAAGGCGGCGAGGTCCTGAACTGGCCGAGGCGGCGCAAACTCCTCTCGCGGGGCGGCAACGCCTACGTTTCCATCATGATGGGGCTGAGGATCAAGGACTCGACCGCCGGCTTCAGGGCCTACCGAGCGTCTTTGCTGCGCTCAATCGACCTGAGCACCGTTGAGGCCCACGGCTATGGCTTCCAGGTCAACATGTCAATGGCGGTCCGCGACGCGGGCGCGCGCATTGTCGAGGTGCCGATCAGCTTCCCCGAACGCGAGGCGGGAGTCTCCAAGATGAGCGGCTCGATTGTGCGGGAGGCCATGTGGCTGGTCACCAAGTGGGGCCTGGCCAGGCGTTGGGCGTCGTTGTTCAGACGCGCACCTCAGCGGCGAAGATAG
- a CDS encoding glycosyltransferase family 2 protein, which yields MYKGLKVGVVVPAYKEEAHIETVIKTMPEFVDRIAVVDDASPDNTGEVARAAADQRTEVVTHQVNQGVGGAIVTGHRRMIELDMDVSVVMAGDAQMDPAHLPRLLDPIAEEGVGFTKANRFYSSTSFEGMPRHRIFGNMILTLLTKAASGYWNLVDPQNGYTACTTEVLRRLPLGKVHKRYDFENDLLIWLNIFDVRARDVNIPAVYGAETSTMNLAKVAPRIMGTLIAGGWRRLWRKYILWSFSPIALLLLAGLALTIFGLAVGAWATVWSLSHGVSASTGTWLLGVAPTIVGIQFLVQGLVLDIQATPK from the coding sequence GTGTACAAGGGGCTCAAAGTGGGTGTCGTGGTGCCCGCCTACAAGGAGGAAGCCCACATTGAGACCGTCATCAAAACCATGCCGGAGTTCGTGGACCGGATAGCGGTGGTGGACGACGCGAGCCCGGACAACACCGGCGAGGTCGCCAGAGCGGCGGCGGACCAACGCACCGAGGTCGTCACGCACCAGGTCAACCAAGGGGTCGGCGGGGCGATTGTGACCGGTCACCGGCGCATGATCGAACTCGACATGGACGTGTCGGTGGTGATGGCGGGGGACGCGCAGATGGACCCCGCCCACCTGCCGCGCCTGCTGGACCCGATCGCGGAGGAGGGGGTCGGTTTCACCAAGGCGAACCGTTTCTACTCCTCGACGTCTTTCGAGGGCATGCCGAGGCACCGCATCTTCGGAAACATGATCCTCACCCTCCTGACCAAGGCCGCCTCCGGCTACTGGAATTTGGTGGACCCCCAGAACGGGTACACGGCCTGCACCACCGAGGTGCTGCGCCGCCTGCCGCTGGGCAAGGTGCACAAGCGCTACGACTTTGAGAACGACCTGCTGATTTGGCTGAACATCTTCGACGTGCGGGCACGGGACGTCAACATCCCGGCGGTTTACGGCGCGGAGACCTCGACCATGAACCTGGCCAAGGTCGCCCCGCGCATCATGGGGACGCTGATCGCGGGCGGCTGGCGCCGGCTGTGGCGCAAGTACATCCTTTGGAGCTTCTCGCCCATCGCGTTGCTGCTGTTGGCGGGCCTTGCGCTGACCATCTTTGGGCTCGCCGTGGGCGCCTGGGCCACGGTCTGGTCGCTCAGCCACGGCGTGTCCGCCTCGACCGGCACCTGGCTGTTGGGCGTCGCGCCAACCATTGTGGGGATCCAGTTCCTGGTCCAGGGTTTGGTTTTGGACATCCAGGCCACCCCCAAGTAG
- a CDS encoding GtrA family protein has product MPSAPPPSADPPSPAGPPAGPPGGPLGRSLGRFLGPDGWRRLVLFVLVGGASALVEFGVFMALAALGLVAWAASAISFVSSFAVNYRGNRDLTFRAGAVPGAIRRYVTLVAVNLVASTALVAALTWCDVPGWIAKLIAMALVGLVNFVVLRVWVFRPSG; this is encoded by the coding sequence ATGCCGTCTGCCCCGCCGCCCTCAGCCGACCCCCCCAGCCCTGCCGGACCCCCAGCCGGCCCTCCCGGCGGTCCCCTGGGCCGGTCCCTGGGCCGATTCCTGGGACCGGACGGTTGGCGGCGGCTGGTCCTGTTCGTCCTGGTTGGCGGCGCGAGCGCGCTGGTGGAGTTCGGGGTGTTCATGGCGTTGGCCGCGCTGGGCCTGGTCGCATGGGCGGCCAGCGCCATCAGCTTCGTGTCCTCGTTCGCCGTCAACTACCGGGGGAACCGCGACCTGACCTTCCGGGCGGGGGCGGTGCCGGGGGCGATCCGCCGCTACGTCACCCTGGTGGCCGTCAACCTGGTCGCCTCGACCGCCCTAGTGGCGGCGCTGACCTGGTGCGACGTCCCCGGCTGGATCGCCAAGCTGATCGCGATGGCCCTGGTGGGCCTGGTCAACTTCGTGGTCCTGCGGGTCTGGGTCTTCCGCCCGTCCGGCTAA